One part of the Mariniflexile litorale genome encodes these proteins:
- a CDS encoding glycosyltransferase: MDKIFTLIICTYMRPKPLIKLLQSVHKQTVYPNEVLIIDGSANNETEIILNKNVFKNLKYYKVDEFNRGLTKQRNYGINLVQEESEIICFLDDDTVLNADYFETLLNTYERYPEALGVGGYIKNETGFDFVGDTYQPKIDEFYFDGWKRKDSSRFVIRKKLGLEPDCPPGFSPKFSHARSVSFLPPSNKIYEVELLMGGISSFRKKVFKTHKFSTYFEGYGLYEDADFSLRVAKTGKLYLNTAAKLNHYHEASGRPNQYKYGNMVVRNGWYVWRTKNPIPSFRDKKKWHAITLLLIIIRFSNTFTASNKRQVISEALGRTVGWLQVLIR; the protein is encoded by the coding sequence ATGGATAAAATATTTACACTTATAATTTGTACTTACATGAGGCCTAAACCACTCATTAAGTTACTGCAGTCTGTACATAAACAGACCGTTTATCCCAACGAAGTTTTAATTATTGATGGTTCTGCTAATAACGAAACAGAAATCATTTTAAATAAAAACGTCTTTAAGAATTTAAAGTATTATAAGGTAGATGAATTTAATAGAGGCTTAACAAAACAGCGTAATTATGGTATTAACTTGGTTCAAGAGGAATCAGAAATTATTTGTTTTTTAGATGATGACACGGTACTAAATGCAGATTATTTTGAGACATTATTAAATACATATGAGAGGTATCCAGAAGCTTTAGGCGTTGGTGGTTATATTAAAAATGAAACCGGTTTTGATTTTGTTGGTGATACGTATCAACCAAAAATAGACGAATTTTATTTTGATGGTTGGAAACGAAAAGATAGTAGCCGGTTTGTAATAAGAAAAAAATTAGGTTTAGAACCTGATTGTCCTCCAGGATTTTCTCCAAAATTTTCACATGCTAGGAGTGTTAGTTTTCTCCCTCCAAGCAATAAAATCTATGAAGTGGAATTGCTAATGGGAGGCATTTCTTCTTTTAGAAAAAAAGTATTTAAAACCCACAAGTTTTCAACCTATTTTGAAGGATATGGGTTGTATGAAGATGCCGATTTTTCCCTTCGCGTAGCAAAAACAGGTAAATTATACTTAAATACAGCTGCTAAATTAAATCATTACCACGAAGCATCTGGAAGACCAAATCAGTATAAATATGGTAATATGGTGGTTAGAAATGGTTGGTATGTTTGGAGAACCAAAAATCCCATCCCATCATTTAGAGACAAAAAGAAATGGCACGCCATTACGCTTTTATTGATAATAATTAGATTTAGCAATACCTTTACTGCATCAAACAAAAGACAAGTAATTTCAGAAGCTTTAGGCCGAACCGTGGGTTGGCTACAAGTTTTAATACGTTAA
- a CDS encoding FkbM family methyltransferase, whose product MNIGRVFSKLILRYRMLKKHPLTASFPLSGMFRYFTFNISQTLYPKPRVYNWINGLKFYAEKGDAGLVGNIYYKLMDYEDSMFLIEHLKKEDVFVDVGANLGHYSLLASGICKAKTIAIEPIESTIYKLEKNVALNELEDVVTILKNGVGDKKEILNFTTNRTVMNSVSLEENKNTIKIEVLTLNELLKNESPTFIKIDVEGYEYKVLNGALDILEKPSLKYLLVEFNNSGDRFNLKDDDVFNLIVEHNFVPIRYKVETKEINLIETYNKEKFNTLFIRKDIL is encoded by the coding sequence ATGAATATAGGTCGTGTTTTTAGTAAGTTGATATTAAGATATAGGATGCTTAAAAAACATCCGTTGACAGCTTCATTTCCTTTAAGTGGAATGTTTCGATATTTCACTTTTAATATATCTCAAACTTTATACCCTAAACCAAGAGTTTACAATTGGATTAATGGTCTGAAATTTTATGCAGAAAAAGGAGATGCAGGATTGGTAGGTAATATTTATTATAAGTTAATGGATTATGAGGATTCTATGTTTTTAATTGAACATTTAAAAAAGGAAGATGTATTTGTAGATGTAGGTGCTAATCTAGGGCATTATTCGTTATTAGCAAGTGGAATTTGTAAAGCAAAAACAATAGCAATAGAACCTATAGAAAGTACAATTTATAAATTAGAGAAGAATGTAGCATTAAATGAATTAGAAGATGTTGTAACCATACTAAAAAATGGTGTTGGAGATAAAAAAGAGATTCTTAATTTTACTACTAATAGAACAGTTATGAATAGTGTTTCTTTAGAAGAAAATAAAAATACCATTAAAATAGAAGTATTAACATTAAATGAATTATTGAAAAATGAATCACCTACTTTTATTAAAATTGATGTAGAAGGATATGAGTATAAAGTGCTTAATGGGGCTTTAGATATTTTAGAAAAACCATCTTTGAAATATTTGTTGGTAGAATTTAATAATTCTGGAGATCGTTTTAATCTAAAAGATGATGACGTATTTAATTTAATAGTAGAACATAATTTTGTACCGATTCGATATAAGGTTGAAACAAAAGAAATTAACCTTATTGAAACTTATAATAAAGAAAAGTTTAACACATTATTCATTAGAAAAGATATATTGTAA
- a CDS encoding methyltransferase domain-containing protein — protein sequence MNMTIDSIFHPDTHSKLIEITETNYLFEDGATLPVHDGVPILFGSDSIFCADDIINNKATTQSSAYLNTSTAKNYIRRKLLPSLCADFNIEKRYHRLVELCPKNGKVLVVGAGEKIDYYKNLFKNCEVITSDVHNQFKPDYVFDGHFIPFVNNTFDIVLAAQVIEHTINPWKFCQELQRITKLSGVLQIEAPHNFPYHAEPYDFYRFTYTGMRSLFPGCEVLKAEITEGNASVVAITLSNYFVNLSSKKLIRSGLLFVTRILFGWLKYLDQRNVTPNRRTVSMPKGYAFTFKKDNIKRTSRELLKEFYTLKK from the coding sequence ATGAACATGACTATAGATAGTATATTTCATCCAGATACACATTCAAAATTAATTGAAATTACAGAAACCAATTATTTGTTTGAAGATGGGGCAACATTGCCAGTACATGATGGGGTGCCTATTTTGTTTGGTTCAGATTCAATTTTTTGTGCCGATGATATTATTAATAACAAAGCAACCACCCAAAGCAGTGCTTACTTAAACACCTCGACCGCTAAAAATTATATTCGCAGAAAGTTATTGCCATCACTTTGTGCCGATTTTAATATTGAAAAAAGGTATCATCGACTAGTAGAACTTTGCCCTAAGAATGGAAAAGTGTTAGTAGTTGGAGCGGGGGAAAAGATTGATTATTATAAGAATTTATTCAAGAATTGCGAAGTCATAACCTCTGATGTACATAATCAATTTAAACCCGATTATGTTTTTGATGGACATTTTATTCCGTTTGTTAATAACACGTTCGATATTGTTTTAGCAGCTCAAGTTATTGAGCACACTATCAATCCATGGAAATTTTGTCAAGAATTGCAACGAATCACTAAATTGAGCGGAGTTCTACAAATTGAAGCACCACATAATTTTCCATATCATGCAGAACCGTATGATTTCTATAGATTTACTTATACAGGTATGCGTAGTTTGTTCCCAGGTTGTGAGGTTTTAAAAGCTGAAATAACCGAAGGAAATGCATCTGTAGTAGCAATTACACTATCTAACTATTTTGTGAATTTAAGTTCTAAAAAACTAATTAGAAGCGGGCTTTTGTTTGTGACAAGAATTTTATTTGGCTGGTTAAAATATTTAGATCAACGAAATGTAACACCAAACAGAAGAACCGTATCTATGCCTAAAGGGTATGCGTTTACGTTTAAAAAAGATAATATTAAAAGAACTTCAAGAGAGTTGTTAAAAGAGTTTTATACCTTAAAAAAATGA
- a CDS encoding exopolysaccharide biosynthesis polyprenyl glycosylphosphotransferase: MFKKGIHFNISERKILLRIFDIVSIFVILYLVSKTFEFDYFTVTKENWKWAFVLGLYISIFGTIFELYDLQKSSKIEKTATSIVFTVSITVLFYFLTPFFTPILPDNRLQIIYFYFAILFALFLWRMAYLTFISSPRFYKKILIICETSNIQSIIETFKNADPNYKVIGFINCEQKKDDKVKFNGILEYSSKEIYQVIKDENISEIVIASYNSESITEEIYKELITLLEGGFPIKEYTQVYEDMMQRVPVQFVGKDFYRYFPFSRSNHNKLYLFFQRLFDILISLLGVLIGLVLLPIVLLGNLIGNRGTLFYRQERIGKNGNLFTIIKFRTMIKNAEVSGAVWAKKNDVRITPFGKFLRNSRIDEFPQFLNIFKGEMSLIGPRPERPHFVKQLSQLLPFYETRHIVKPGLTGWAQVKTRYGASVDDSLLKLQYDLYYIKHRSFLLDVNIIIKTLSTMIFFRGQ, encoded by the coding sequence ATGTTCAAAAAAGGTATTCATTTCAATATTTCAGAACGTAAGATTTTATTGCGAATTTTCGATATCGTCTCCATTTTTGTTATTTTATACTTAGTAAGTAAGACGTTTGAGTTTGATTATTTTACCGTAACCAAAGAAAATTGGAAATGGGCTTTTGTATTAGGTCTATACATTTCTATATTCGGAACTATTTTTGAACTTTACGATTTACAAAAATCTAGCAAAATTGAAAAAACCGCTACCAGTATTGTTTTTACAGTTTCTATTACCGTTTTATTCTATTTTTTAACACCCTTTTTTACACCTATATTACCAGATAACCGGTTACAGATTATCTATTTTTATTTTGCCATACTCTTTGCTTTGTTTTTATGGAGAATGGCCTATTTAACATTTATTTCATCACCAAGGTTTTATAAAAAAATACTTATTATATGTGAAACGTCTAATATTCAGTCTATAATAGAAACATTTAAAAATGCCGACCCCAATTATAAAGTTATTGGATTTATTAATTGTGAACAAAAAAAAGACGATAAGGTGAAGTTTAATGGTATTTTAGAATATAGCTCTAAAGAAATTTACCAAGTTATTAAAGACGAAAACATTTCAGAAATTGTTATAGCAAGTTATAATTCTGAATCTATAACTGAAGAAATTTATAAAGAACTTATTACTCTTCTAGAAGGTGGTTTCCCCATAAAGGAATATACACAAGTTTATGAAGATATGATGCAACGTGTTCCTGTTCAATTTGTAGGGAAAGATTTTTATAGATATTTTCCGTTTAGTAGAAGCAATCATAATAAACTATATTTATTTTTTCAACGTTTGTTTGATATACTTATTTCTCTTTTGGGAGTTTTGATTGGGTTAGTATTATTACCCATAGTTTTATTAGGAAATCTGATAGGAAACCGTGGGACACTTTTTTATAGACAAGAACGTATTGGAAAAAACGGCAATCTTTTTACAATTATTAAGTTCAGAACCATGATTAAAAACGCCGAAGTATCTGGAGCAGTTTGGGCCAAAAAGAATGATGTCAGAATAACACCCTTTGGTAAGTTTTTACGAAATTCGCGGATAGATGAATTTCCCCAGTTTCTTAACATTTTTAAAGGAGAAATGAGTTTAATTGGTCCTAGACCAGAAAGACCCCATTTTGTTAAGCAATTATCGCAACTACTGCCTTTTTATGAAACTAGGCATATTGTAAAGCCGGGGCTAACAGGGTGGGCGCAAGTAAAAACGAGATATGGAGCTTCCGTTGATGATAGTTTATTAAAATTACAATACGATTTATATTATATTAAGCATCGAAGTTTTTTGCTAGATGTTAATATTATTATAAAAACCTTAAGCACCATGATTTTCTTTAGAGGACAGTAG
- a CDS encoding O-antigen ligase family protein, producing MKYSNYIKAIGLHVLIGFAIYMIPVLSKVYFLGVLVYYTKQIFRTKPSFRAVKILLACAYVVGAEVFIRMTGGSFLYEASKYLVILFCLIGLFTVRKQSQPIVYVFYVILLIPGIFVAAFNVTESTTLRTAIAFNLSGPMCLGIVSIFCYKLKVSYNNIHKIFFTMALPLIATTTYLFLFNPSVRDTITGTGSNYAASGGFGPNQVATVLGLGMFVFSIRFFAQSPSMFLKVINVLFFFFISYRAIITFSRGGVITALFMIAAFVFFYFKKVNVFNKLRISRLVLIFVGVGFSIWLYSSLQTSGFIDKRYANQDALGREKEDVTTGRTDLISFELNEFLNNPIVGVGVGKIKELREKKEGVLAASHNEMSRILSEHGLLGLIALFILLFTPLILRLRNRNNMFFYSCYLFWLLTINHSSMRIAAPAFIYGLCLLNITYETSKTKNTKNNNATSKQVISNG from the coding sequence TTGAAGTATAGTAATTACATAAAAGCAATAGGGTTACATGTTCTAATAGGATTCGCTATTTATATGATACCTGTTTTATCTAAAGTGTATTTTTTAGGTGTTTTGGTGTATTACACAAAACAAATATTTAGAACTAAGCCATCATTTCGTGCAGTAAAAATATTACTTGCCTGTGCATATGTAGTAGGTGCAGAGGTGTTTATACGTATGACAGGAGGGAGCTTTTTGTATGAAGCATCAAAATATTTGGTAATATTGTTTTGTTTAATTGGTTTATTTACTGTGCGAAAACAAAGCCAGCCAATAGTATATGTATTCTATGTTATACTGCTTATCCCTGGTATTTTTGTAGCAGCATTTAATGTAACTGAAAGTACCACATTACGAACAGCTATTGCATTTAATTTAAGTGGTCCTATGTGCTTGGGTATAGTGTCTATTTTTTGTTATAAACTTAAAGTGAGTTATAACAACATCCACAAAATATTTTTCACAATGGCTTTGCCATTAATAGCTACTACTACTTATTTGTTTTTATTTAATCCAAGTGTTAGAGACACAATTACAGGTACAGGTTCAAATTATGCTGCTTCTGGTGGGTTTGGTCCCAATCAAGTAGCTACCGTTTTAGGGTTAGGCATGTTTGTTTTTAGTATTCGCTTTTTTGCGCAATCACCTTCGATGTTTTTAAAAGTAATCAATGTTCTTTTTTTCTTTTTTATTAGTTACAGAGCTATAATAACATTTAGTCGAGGAGGTGTTATTACAGCCTTATTTATGATAGCCGCTTTTGTTTTTTTTTATTTTAAAAAGGTTAATGTCTTCAATAAGTTAAGAATTAGTAGATTGGTATTGATATTCGTGGGAGTCGGTTTTTCTATTTGGCTTTATTCTTCGTTGCAAACCAGTGGATTTATTGATAAACGTTACGCAAACCAAGATGCATTAGGGCGAGAAAAAGAAGATGTTACTACGGGACGTACCGATTTAATTTCTTTTGAATTGAATGAATTTTTAAATAACCCAATTGTTGGTGTTGGTGTAGGGAAAATTAAAGAGTTGAGAGAAAAAAAAGAGGGGGTTTTGGCGGCATCACATAATGAAATGAGCCGTATATTATCAGAACACGGGTTACTTGGTTTAATTGCTTTGTTTATTTTGCTGTTTACTCCTTTAATATTAAGATTAAGAAATAGAAATAACATGTTTTTTTATTCATGTTACCTCTTTTGGTTATTAACCATCAATCACTCATCTATGCGTATAGCAGCACCTGCTTTTATTTACGGGCTTTGTTTATTAAATATAACCTATGAAACTAGTAAAACTAAAAACACCAAAAATAATAATGCTACTTCTAAACAAGTAATATCTAACGGTTAA
- a CDS encoding exostosin family protein has protein sequence MLKLYTNTNFLTEAYRKKVFPLLFDLHFMKNVELSNYYQLVDEVKKCDIVVFPIDYSQFIKFKEAFNNLLQLAKKHDKAIWIYTGGDYGFTNYIKNSYTFRLGGFDSKLNDTTFIIPSFINDPYLSCLPQGFSVLEQENQPSIGFVGHAKSGFFKYVKEFLNHLKYKFKKSLGLILADKQAFYPSSIKRAHYLRKLQISKVLKTHFVLRNNYRAGVQAEFDKQKSTEEFYNNIFNNVYTFCSRGVGNFSVRFYETLAVGRIPVLLNTDCRLPLKDSIDWSKHIIILDVHKKDSLEKQIMAFHNSKSNETFQELQKNNRKLWETHLIRPSFFIKIHDTFLNKVD, from the coding sequence ATGCTAAAACTCTACACCAATACTAATTTTTTAACAGAAGCCTATCGCAAAAAAGTATTCCCTTTATTGTTCGATTTACACTTTATGAAAAATGTAGAATTATCAAATTATTATCAGTTAGTTGATGAGGTGAAAAAATGTGATATTGTCGTGTTTCCTATAGATTATTCACAGTTTATTAAATTTAAAGAAGCCTTTAACAATCTTCTGCAATTAGCAAAAAAACATGATAAAGCTATTTGGATTTACACGGGAGGGGATTACGGTTTTACAAACTATATTAAAAATAGTTATACCTTTCGATTAGGCGGATTTGATAGTAAATTAAACGATACCACTTTTATTATACCTTCTTTTATAAACGACCCTTATTTAAGTTGTTTACCTCAAGGTTTTTCTGTTTTAGAACAAGAAAATCAACCAAGCATAGGTTTTGTTGGGCATGCGAAATCTGGGTTTTTTAAATATGTAAAAGAGTTTTTAAACCATTTAAAATATAAATTTAAAAAAAGTCTGGGTTTAATTTTAGCAGATAAACAAGCGTTCTATCCATCTAGTATAAAGCGAGCACATTATTTGCGTAAATTACAGATATCAAAAGTTTTGAAAACCCATTTTGTTTTAAGAAATAATTATAGGGCTGGTGTACAAGCCGAATTCGACAAACAAAAATCAACTGAAGAGTTTTACAACAATATATTTAATAATGTCTATACATTTTGTAGCAGAGGTGTAGGTAATTTTTCGGTGCGATTTTATGAAACTTTGGCAGTGGGGCGTATTCCTGTTTTATTAAATACAGATTGCAGATTACCCCTAAAGGATAGTATAGATTGGTCAAAACATATAATTATTTTAGACGTCCACAAAAAGGATTCTTTAGAAAAACAAATAATGGCATTTCATAATTCAAAAAGTAATGAAACGTTTCAAGAACTTCAAAAAAATAATAGAAAACTTTGGGAAACACATTTAATACGACCGTCTTTTTTTATTAAAATACATGATACGTTCTTAAACAAAGTGGATTAA
- a CDS encoding glycosyltransferase family 4 protein, which translates to MKVLQLIDSLEVGGAERVAVNIANALSTKIEGSYLCATRVEGLLKDSLDESVNFLFLNKNRTFDIKAILKFSKYIKEEGIDIIHAHSSSFFLATTIRVFNRNIKVVWHDHYGNSEFLQNRKFKILRICSSYFNHIFTVNKALEQWAIENLKTNSVSYLPNFAVINNEVRETILDGEEEKRIICLANLREQKDHLTLLKAFKKVIEKHSDWSLHLVGKDFADTYSKMIKTYILDENLNHHVFVYATKSDTLHILSQSTIGVLASKSEGLPLALLEYGLAKLPVIATRVGECLEVIKNNYNGVLVRSENPEELSKTLIEYIENKELRDKYAFRYHEHIQSNYTEAAQIKTILKVYNNICH; encoded by the coding sequence ATGAAGGTTTTACAATTGATAGATTCTTTGGAAGTTGGTGGGGCAGAGCGTGTTGCTGTAAACATAGCAAATGCATTGTCTACAAAAATTGAAGGTTCTTATTTGTGTGCAACTCGGGTTGAAGGTTTACTAAAAGACAGTTTAGATGAAAGTGTTAATTTTTTGTTTTTAAATAAAAATAGAACTTTTGATATTAAGGCTATTTTGAAGTTTAGCAAATATATAAAAGAGGAGGGAATCGATATTATTCACGCGCATTCGTCATCATTTTTTTTAGCAACTACCATTAGGGTTTTCAATAGAAATATAAAGGTTGTTTGGCACGACCATTATGGTAATAGTGAGTTTTTACAAAACAGAAAGTTTAAAATTTTAAGAATATGTTCATCTTATTTCAATCACATATTTACCGTTAATAAGGCTTTAGAGCAGTGGGCTATAGAAAATCTTAAAACCAATAGTGTGAGTTACTTGCCAAATTTTGCAGTAATTAATAATGAAGTTCGAGAAACTATATTAGATGGCGAAGAAGAAAAGCGTATTATTTGCTTAGCAAATTTACGGGAGCAAAAAGACCATCTAACCTTATTAAAAGCGTTTAAAAAGGTTATTGAAAAGCATAGCGATTGGAGTTTACATTTAGTAGGTAAAGACTTTGCCGACACTTATTCTAAAATGATTAAAACCTATATTTTAGATGAAAATCTAAACCACCATGTTTTTGTTTATGCAACCAAGTCCGATACACTTCATATTTTATCACAAAGCACCATAGGTGTATTAGCATCAAAATCGGAAGGTTTACCTTTAGCTTTGTTAGAATATGGTTTGGCAAAATTGCCGGTCATAGCTACTAGAGTAGGTGAATGTTTAGAAGTTATTAAGAATAATTATAATGGGGTGCTGGTTCGTTCTGAAAACCCCGAAGAACTTTCAAAAACACTAATTGAGTATATAGAAAATAAGGAGTTACGAGATAAGTATGCCTTTCGTTACCACGAACATATACAAAGCAACTATACAGAAGCAGCACAGATAAAAACCATTTTAAAAGTCTATAATAATATTTGCCATTAA
- a CDS encoding glycosyltransferase family 4 protein — protein sequence MKNILYIGNKLSKSGKTETTIETLSKKLSLEGYSVFTFSNKKIKLLRLFDMLFAILKYAKKVDYVLIDTYSTSNFYYAYLCSQLCRFLKLKYVPILHGGNLPNRLKSSSKLSRAVFKNAHINIAPSVYIQSEFEKHGYSNLVHIPNSINLHNYSFKERDYETIKLLWVRSFSEIYNPFLAVEILKLLLDEGIHASLCMVGPDNDGSLQKTIDYAKKMGVEVTFTGKLSKPDWIKLSKDYNLFINTTNFDNMPVSIVEAMALGLPIISTNVGGMSFLIENDREGILVTPNSAIAFVSAIKTLQLSHKNTNRMSLKARRKAENYDWDVVKNLWISVLQ from the coding sequence ATGAAAAACATCCTATATATAGGAAATAAATTATCTAAAAGTGGTAAAACAGAAACCACTATTGAAACTTTAAGCAAAAAATTAAGCTTAGAAGGTTATTCTGTTTTTACTTTTTCCAACAAAAAAATTAAGTTGTTACGTCTTTTCGATATGCTTTTTGCTATTTTAAAATATGCTAAAAAAGTAGATTATGTTTTAATAGACACTTATAGTACATCAAACTTTTATTATGCTTATTTATGTAGTCAATTATGTCGGTTTTTAAAATTAAAATACGTTCCCATTTTACATGGTGGAAACTTACCAAACCGATTAAAATCAAGTTCTAAATTAAGCAGGGCTGTATTCAAAAATGCTCATATAAACATTGCACCTTCGGTTTATATACAATCGGAATTTGAAAAGCATGGATACTCTAACCTAGTTCACATTCCTAACTCTATAAATCTTCATAATTACTCTTTTAAAGAAAGGGATTATGAAACGATTAAATTGCTTTGGGTGCGTTCATTTTCAGAGATATATAATCCGTTTTTGGCTGTAGAAATTTTAAAATTGCTTTTAGACGAAGGTATTCATGCATCACTTTGTATGGTTGGACCAGATAATGATGGTTCTTTGCAAAAAACTATAGATTATGCCAAAAAAATGGGTGTTGAAGTGACTTTTACAGGTAAATTATCTAAACCAGACTGGATAAAACTTTCTAAAGATTACAACCTATTTATTAACACCACCAATTTTGATAACATGCCTGTAAGTATTGTTGAAGCCATGGCTTTAGGGTTGCCAATTATTTCAACAAATGTTGGTGGTATGTCTTTTTTAATAGAAAACGACCGAGAAGGGATTTTAGTTACTCCTAATAGTGCAATTGCATTTGTTTCAGCCATAAAAACACTACAATTAAGCCATAAAAACACCAATAGAATGTCTTTAAAAGCTAGAAGGAAGGCAGAAAATTACGACTGGGATGTTGTTAAAAACTTATGGATTAGTGTGTTGCAATGA
- a CDS encoding glycosyltransferase family 4 protein, translating into MIFAIITHVPHCTSKSEYFAYAPYVREMNLWLKYIDKTIIVAPKTKEKPSTIDMAYLHNNIQFSTISSIQFTSFKNSFLSVIKIPIIVWAIFKACKKADHIHLRCPGNIGMLGCFVQILFPKKSKTAKYAGNWDPKAKQPLSYKIQKWILSNTFLTKNMQVLVYGNWKNQTKNIKPFFTASYSNYEIEIPIERDYSNELKFVYIGALVEGKRPLLAIQIVEALVKEGKQAHLNMYGDGILKEQLQQYVCSNHLEKFIKLHGNQEKTILIEALKNAHFLVLLSKSEGWPKAIAEAMFFGTIPISTSVSCIPFMLKEGERGIIIKPELASALNHINKAINNTASLKRMSKLASNWSQHYTLEVFEEEIYKLLNKL; encoded by the coding sequence ATGATTTTTGCCATCATTACGCATGTTCCTCATTGTACATCGAAAAGTGAATATTTTGCTTATGCACCTTACGTGCGTGAAATGAATTTATGGTTGAAATATATAGACAAAACTATAATTGTTGCTCCCAAAACAAAAGAAAAGCCATCAACTATCGATATGGCTTATCTTCATAATAATATTCAGTTTAGTACGATTTCTTCCATTCAATTTACTTCATTTAAAAATAGTTTTTTATCTGTAATAAAAATTCCAATAATTGTTTGGGCTATTTTTAAAGCATGTAAAAAAGCAGATCATATACATTTGCGTTGCCCTGGAAACATCGGTATGCTGGGATGTTTTGTTCAAATATTATTTCCGAAAAAGTCAAAAACAGCTAAATATGCAGGTAATTGGGATCCAAAAGCAAAGCAACCTTTAAGTTATAAAATTCAAAAATGGATTTTAAGCAATACTTTTCTAACAAAAAACATGCAAGTTTTGGTTTATGGAAATTGGAAAAATCAAACCAAAAACATCAAGCCTTTTTTTACAGCTAGTTATTCGAATTATGAAATTGAAATACCAATAGAAAGAGATTATTCTAATGAATTAAAGTTTGTTTATATCGGTGCCTTGGTGGAAGGTAAAAGACCGTTATTAGCAATTCAAATAGTAGAAGCTTTAGTGAAAGAAGGAAAACAAGCGCATTTGAATATGTATGGGGATGGGATTTTAAAAGAACAGTTACAGCAATATGTTTGCAGTAATCATTTAGAAAAATTTATAAAACTTCATGGCAATCAAGAAAAAACTATTCTAATAGAAGCTCTTAAGAATGCACATTTCTTAGTATTACTTTCTAAGTCCGAAGGTTGGCCTAAAGCCATAGCCGAAGCTATGTTTTTTGGAACGATACCTATTTCAACTTCTGTTTCATGTATTCCTTTTATGCTGAAAGAAGGAGAAAGAGGCATTATAATTAAACCAGAGTTAGCTAGTGCCTTAAATCATATTAATAAAGCTATTAATAATACCGCATCTTTAAAAAGGATGAGTAAATTAGCGTCAAATTGGTCTCAACATTATACTTTGGAAGTTTTTGAAGAGGAAATTTATAAGTTGCTAAATAAATTATGA